Proteins encoded within one genomic window of Nordella sp. HKS 07:
- the rfbB gene encoding dTDP-glucose 4,6-dehydratase, which yields MANIIVTGGAGFIGANFVHHWRKVSPDDSIIVLDALTYAGNRANLNGLDSVELVVGDICNTDLVTRLLREREVATIVHFAAESHVDRSITGPDAFVTTNVIGTHSLLKAARSVWLDEGSGRPHRFHHVSTDEVYGSLGPEDPAFSENTPYAPNSPYSASKAGSDHLVRAYHHTYGLETTTSNCSNNYGPYQFPEKLIPLFLINALNGRNLTIYGDGLNVRDWLHVEDHCRGIELVLRKGRPGETYNIGGGQELPNLTVIEEICRAVDAAFAADPNLAQRYPNAPAAKGRPSTDLKTFVTDRKGHDRRYAIDETKIRSELGYEPARNFPRGFAKTLAWYLTNEGWWKPLIKRGA from the coding sequence ATGGCTAACATCATCGTGACTGGTGGCGCAGGCTTCATCGGCGCCAATTTTGTGCATCACTGGCGCAAGGTATCGCCTGACGACTCTATCATTGTGCTCGACGCGCTGACCTATGCTGGAAACCGCGCCAATCTGAACGGACTGGACAGCGTCGAGCTGGTCGTCGGTGACATTTGCAACACAGATCTGGTGACCAGGCTTCTCCGAGAACGTGAGGTGGCGACAATCGTCCATTTCGCGGCCGAGAGCCATGTTGACCGGTCAATCACGGGTCCCGACGCTTTCGTAACGACAAATGTGATCGGCACGCACAGCCTGCTCAAGGCGGCACGATCGGTATGGCTCGATGAGGGCAGTGGACGCCCGCACCGCTTTCACCACGTCTCGACCGACGAAGTTTACGGCTCGCTCGGGCCCGAGGATCCCGCATTTAGCGAAAACACGCCTTATGCGCCGAACTCGCCTTACTCAGCCTCGAAGGCCGGCTCCGACCACCTCGTGCGCGCCTACCACCACACTTATGGGCTCGAGACGACGACGAGCAACTGCTCAAACAATTACGGGCCCTATCAATTTCCCGAGAAGCTGATCCCGCTTTTCCTGATCAACGCGCTTAATGGCCGCAACCTGACAATCTATGGTGACGGCCTGAATGTGCGTGATTGGCTGCACGTCGAGGACCATTGTCGCGGGATTGAGCTAGTGCTTCGCAAAGGGCGGCCGGGCGAGACCTACAATATCGGAGGTGGGCAGGAACTGCCAAATCTGACCGTGATCGAAGAGATCTGCCGTGCGGTCGATGCCGCCTTCGCGGCCGACCCAAATCTCGCCCAGCGCTACCCTAACGCTCCCGCCGCAAAGGGTCGTCCGAGCACCGATCTCAAAACCTTCGTGACCGATCGCAAGGGCCACGACCGCCGCTATGCGATCGACGAAACCAAGATACGCAGCGAGCTGGGCTACGAGCCCGCGCGCAATTTCCCCCGGGGATTTGCCAAAACGCTCGCCTGGTACCTGACTAACGAAGGCTGGTGGAAGCCGCTGATAAAGCGTGGGGCGTGA
- a CDS encoding ATP-binding cassette domain-containing protein — translation MAAELEGAYVSTVQLIDSANAQRETHTGTLAPILEKECRFENVTFAHAKTPVVRNVSFTIAKGSITVLQGQSGAGKTTLIDLLTGLHTPQEGSITLDGVSLADIDMKQWRHSIGYVAQELSLLHTTVRENIVLGDTSISDADLMEALDQAGARDFIMAMPNGIDTEVGPMGLKLSGGQRQRIALARALVVKPALLILDEVTSALDPESELAICQNIAALRGKYTTVAITHRPAWAEVATELYKVERGGVIKTTASQTTNKDSAGWSVMRM, via the coding sequence ATGGCGGCGGAACTTGAAGGCGCCTATGTCAGTACCGTGCAGCTCATCGACAGCGCGAATGCTCAGCGCGAAACGCATACCGGCACGCTCGCCCCCATCCTCGAGAAGGAATGCCGCTTCGAGAACGTCACCTTCGCTCATGCAAAGACACCGGTGGTCAGGAATGTCAGCTTCACCATCGCGAAGGGCTCCATAACCGTGCTGCAGGGGCAATCCGGCGCCGGCAAGACGACATTGATAGACCTGCTCACCGGCCTCCACACGCCCCAAGAGGGATCGATCACGCTGGACGGCGTTTCGCTCGCCGACATCGACATGAAGCAGTGGCGGCACTCGATCGGCTATGTGGCGCAGGAGCTCAGTCTGCTCCACACGACGGTCAGGGAGAATATCGTCCTCGGCGACACCAGCATCAGCGACGCGGATCTGATGGAGGCGCTCGATCAGGCGGGCGCGCGCGATTTCATCATGGCGATGCCCAACGGCATCGACACCGAAGTGGGACCCATGGGCTTGAAGCTATCGGGCGGCCAGCGCCAGCGCATTGCCTTGGCCCGCGCCTTGGTCGTGAAGCCGGCGCTGCTCATCCTCGATGAGGTCACGAGCGCGCTCGATCCGGAATCGGAGTTGGCCATCTGCCAGAACATCGCGGCCTTGCGCGGCAAATACACGACGGTCGCGATCACCCATCGTCCGGCCTGGGCTGAGGTGGCGACCGAACTCTACAAGGTCGAGCGTGGCGGCGTCATCAAGACGACAGCATCGCAGACCACGAACAAGGACAGTGCCGGATGGAGCGTGATGAGGATGTGA
- a CDS encoding methyltransferase domain-containing protein — MPGDTELEFTGERYVPAIGGNIFLEHMHRYFLAERIAKGKDVLDIACGEGFGSNILARSAKSVVGVDISENAVTHATRKYASEKAYFRLGSVTKIPLKDHSVDMVVSFETIEHIAEHEEMMAEIKRVLRPGGLLIISTPDKATYTDASGNTNTFHVRELYRHEFDGLIRQYFAHVQMHGQRIGFGSVIAPETDSTSFFETKSETSETTLGLISPMYLIAVASDTAAAVTGFSGLFSQEIMASEPVQKRVEFEWTEWEKKAALKWAEWEKKAALKWDEREKKFEAKLNKLGKKSLINLIWRLIETRLFYTLSKSSFLSERARARYKRSAEKRDPLRLPLRPAPWLTQQLANYGIRVTAIVPNYNHAAFLPQRIESILNQSYSLIDILILDDCSTDGSRKVIDSYVKRYPERIRAVFNEENSGSVFKQWKKGHGLATGDLVWICESDDFCDNRFVEHLVNAFRDPSVMIAFGRIEFADTTGQFMPGMDRYRESSEAGIWSDPLVRPAARWFGGGFGVKNVIANVGGSIWRRFPIEDAIWDNAASYRIMGDWYLYGALAAGGQIAYNPDAVSFFRVHCANTSGSSAQSTPEYYLEYAKLMTSLKHRWKIPDATFDKFVDSCRRVYQGRDVEGSFEELLRLWELRRVRRDAPHVLIGILGFSYGGGEIFPIHLANALRRQGVNVSILQMRDTHDHPNVRAMLNPAIPVYSAKTLSHMGVRNFIRTAQVSVVHSHFASVERFLIEEGGADVPYIATLHGSYEAMKISSSELGKWAARVDQFVYTADRNRQPFADLNLADEKFVKLPNAMPVDSTPFGKTREDLGIDEHTVVFTLVARGIDGKGWEESVQALRILQDRHPEQKVAVLAVGEGPATERAKVLADSDPSVHFLGYVPHVHGVYKLTDVALLPTRFPGESYPLCLIQAMQMGLPCVATDIGDIRSMVELEDGAAGEIIPYSSDDGAYLDALVASMEKMLDPKHRARLAANARKSAIRFDIDVLASRYRNLYDEIIARRCGPFKAKVARWLRIHGHAFSITLRSTTKNGEAKRKLR; from the coding sequence ATGCCCGGCGACACAGAACTAGAATTTACAGGCGAGCGTTATGTTCCAGCCATCGGCGGCAACATATTCCTAGAGCATATGCACCGCTACTTTCTGGCCGAGCGTATTGCCAAGGGAAAAGATGTGCTTGACATTGCTTGCGGCGAAGGTTTTGGCTCGAACATCCTTGCCCGCTCAGCTAAGTCTGTGGTCGGTGTCGATATATCCGAGAACGCTGTCACCCACGCCACCCGTAAGTACGCCTCCGAAAAAGCGTATTTCAGGCTCGGCTCAGTCACCAAGATTCCGTTAAAAGATCATAGCGTGGATATGGTTGTCTCATTCGAGACAATAGAACATATCGCTGAGCACGAAGAGATGATGGCGGAGATCAAGCGCGTTCTCCGTCCCGGCGGGTTGCTTATTATTTCGACGCCAGACAAGGCCACATACACGGACGCCTCCGGCAACACTAACACATTTCACGTGAGGGAGCTTTACCGGCATGAGTTCGACGGCCTGATTAGGCAATATTTTGCGCATGTCCAGATGCATGGGCAGCGCATAGGCTTCGGCTCGGTCATCGCCCCGGAGACCGACAGCACGAGCTTTTTCGAGACCAAATCGGAAACGTCGGAAACGACCCTTGGTCTGATATCGCCGATGTATTTGATAGCGGTGGCCTCCGATACTGCGGCTGCCGTGACAGGGTTTAGTGGTCTTTTCAGTCAGGAGATCATGGCTTCTGAGCCTGTGCAAAAACGGGTGGAGTTTGAGTGGACCGAGTGGGAGAAAAAGGCAGCGCTGAAGTGGGCCGAGTGGGAGAAAAAGGCAGCGCTGAAGTGGGACGAGCGGGAGAAGAAGTTTGAGGCCAAGCTAAATAAATTAGGCAAGAAATCACTTATAAACTTGATCTGGCGCCTCATTGAAACTCGCTTGTTCTATACGCTATCCAAGTCCAGCTTCTTAAGCGAACGCGCCCGAGCGCGCTATAAGCGCTCCGCCGAAAAACGCGACCCACTGCGCCTCCCACTGCGCCCCGCCCCTTGGCTAACTCAGCAACTCGCGAATTACGGCATTCGAGTAACGGCCATTGTCCCAAACTACAATCATGCTGCCTTTCTTCCACAACGCATAGAAAGCATACTAAATCAGAGCTATTCGTTAATCGATATATTAATATTGGATGACTGTTCGACCGATGGAAGTCGAAAAGTGATCGACAGTTATGTCAAACGTTATCCTGAACGTATTCGGGCCGTCTTCAATGAAGAGAACTCCGGTAGCGTATTCAAGCAATGGAAAAAGGGTCATGGGTTGGCAACCGGCGATCTGGTTTGGATTTGCGAAAGCGACGACTTCTGCGACAACCGTTTTGTTGAACATCTTGTCAACGCCTTTCGGGATCCAAGCGTAATGATCGCGTTCGGTCGCATCGAATTTGCAGACACGACTGGCCAATTCATGCCTGGCATGGATAGATATCGCGAAAGCAGCGAAGCTGGCATCTGGAGCGATCCTTTGGTCCGACCTGCTGCACGTTGGTTTGGAGGTGGCTTCGGTGTCAAGAATGTTATTGCAAACGTAGGCGGCAGCATCTGGCGCCGCTTTCCCATCGAGGACGCGATCTGGGATAATGCCGCATCGTATCGTATTATGGGAGATTGGTACCTCTATGGGGCCCTCGCGGCCGGGGGGCAGATTGCCTATAATCCCGACGCGGTGTCCTTTTTCCGCGTGCATTGCGCTAACACTTCGGGATCGTCAGCGCAATCAACACCTGAATACTACCTCGAATATGCAAAATTGATGACCTCTTTGAAGCATCGCTGGAAGATTCCGGATGCGACGTTTGACAAGTTTGTTGATAGCTGTCGCCGCGTCTACCAAGGGCGCGATGTAGAGGGTAGCTTTGAAGAACTGCTCAGGTTATGGGAGCTCCGCAGGGTCCGTCGTGATGCTCCGCATGTACTAATTGGCATACTCGGCTTTTCCTATGGAGGGGGCGAGATATTTCCGATTCATTTGGCAAATGCCCTTCGCCGACAGGGGGTAAATGTGTCCATATTGCAGATGAGGGACACACATGACCACCCGAATGTGCGTGCAATGCTGAATCCGGCCATTCCTGTTTATAGCGCGAAAACCTTGAGCCACATGGGGGTTCGGAATTTCATCAGAACCGCTCAGGTTTCTGTTGTTCATTCCCATTTTGCAAGCGTTGAGCGATTTCTGATCGAAGAGGGTGGAGCGGACGTTCCGTATATTGCTACGCTTCATGGATCTTATGAAGCAATGAAAATTTCGAGCAGCGAACTTGGGAAGTGGGCAGCGCGCGTCGATCAGTTCGTTTATACGGCAGATAGAAACCGTCAACCGTTCGCAGATTTAAACCTTGCAGATGAAAAGTTCGTCAAACTCCCCAATGCTATGCCTGTTGACTCCACACCATTTGGAAAGACGCGCGAGGATCTGGGCATCGACGAACATACTGTCGTTTTTACCTTGGTAGCTCGCGGCATAGACGGAAAGGGATGGGAAGAATCAGTCCAGGCACTCAGAATCCTCCAAGACCGTCATCCGGAACAAAAGGTTGCGGTCCTTGCCGTGGGCGAAGGTCCCGCCACCGAACGCGCCAAGGTACTTGCCGACAGCGATCCTAGCGTCCATTTCCTAGGCTATGTTCCGCACGTTCACGGGGTCTACAAGCTCACCGACGTAGCACTTTTGCCTACGCGTTTCCCGGGCGAATCATACCCGCTCTGCTTGATTCAAGCGATGCAAATGGGCTTGCCTTGCGTAGCGACCGACATAGGCGACATCCGGTCTATGGTTGAATTGGAGGATGGCGCGGCGGGCGAGATCATACCCTATTCCTCCGATGACGGCGCCTATCTTGATGCACTAGTGGCGAGCATGGAAAAGATGCTCGATCCCAAGCACCGTGCTCGACTAGCCGCAAACGCGCGCAAGTCGGCGATTCGCTTCGATATTGATGTCCTTGCTAGCCGGTACCGCAATCTTTACGACGAAATCATCGCTCGCCGATGCGGGCCTTTCAAAGCGAAGGTGGCTAGATGGCTACGTATACACGGTCACGCCTTCTCGATCACCCTTCGATCCACCACAAAAAACGGCGAGGCCAAACGAAAACTTAGATAG
- a CDS encoding glycosyltransferase gives MTLPIFIGWDPRESDAYDVCAHSLRRYSNATLAIYPIKLSVLREAGLYTRATEIREGRLWDVISEAPMSTEFAISRFFVPIMADRAKFNAEWALFCDCDFLWTGDVAELFAEADSSKALCCVKHQYEPKESVKMDGQIQLLYARKNWSSMMLFNLKHPANNKLSVDLLNGVPGRDLHRFCWLEDNQIKGVSSDWNWLEGTYPRMEPPPRAVHFTRGGPWMAGWEHVEFGDLWLKEYAAFKAQC, from the coding sequence ATGACCCTTCCTATCTTTATCGGATGGGATCCACGCGAGTCTGACGCTTACGACGTTTGTGCGCATTCCCTTCGCCGTTACTCAAACGCCACTCTCGCCATTTATCCGATCAAGCTTTCTGTGTTGCGCGAAGCTGGTCTGTACACACGCGCTACCGAAATCCGCGAGGGACGGCTCTGGGACGTGATTTCAGAAGCGCCGATGAGCACTGAATTCGCAATCTCGCGCTTTTTCGTTCCGATAATGGCGGACCGAGCGAAGTTCAATGCTGAGTGGGCGCTCTTTTGTGATTGCGACTTCCTCTGGACGGGAGATGTGGCCGAACTCTTTGCTGAGGCCGACTCAAGTAAGGCGCTGTGCTGCGTGAAGCATCAATACGAGCCAAAAGAAAGCGTGAAGATGGATGGGCAGATTCAGTTGCTCTACGCGCGCAAGAACTGGTCCAGCATGATGCTCTTCAATCTCAAGCATCCTGCCAACAATAAGCTTTCTGTTGACCTCCTCAACGGAGTTCCAGGCCGCGATCTCCATCGTTTCTGCTGGTTGGAGGACAATCAGATCAAAGGCGTGTCGAGCGATTGGAATTGGTTAGAGGGGACGTATCCCCGCATGGAGCCGCCGCCCCGGGCCGTACATTTCACCCGTGGTGGACCATGGATGGCAGGATGGGAGCACGTTGAATTTGGCGACCTTTGGCTAAAGGAATATGCAGCTTTTAAAGCGCAGTGTTAG
- the rfbC gene encoding dTDP-4-dehydrorhamnose 3,5-epimerase has translation MNIIETAIAGPMIIEPKVFGDDRGFFMETWNASRFAEAGLDVRFVQDNHSRSARGVLRGVHFQNPNPQGKLVRVTAGRVWDVAVDLRRSSPHFGRWAGVELSAENKRMFWIPPGFGHGFLSLEDGTDFLYKCTALYDPASEHSLQWDDPAVGIEWPLRDIEPQLSAKDKVGRLLSAIEGYP, from the coding sequence GTGAATATCATCGAGACTGCCATTGCAGGGCCGATGATTATCGAGCCGAAAGTGTTCGGTGACGATCGTGGCTTCTTCATGGAAACCTGGAACGCCTCGCGCTTTGCCGAGGCAGGGCTCGATGTGCGATTCGTCCAGGATAATCACAGCCGCTCGGCTCGCGGTGTGCTGCGCGGCGTCCATTTCCAGAATCCCAATCCGCAAGGCAAGCTGGTACGGGTGACCGCGGGTCGCGTATGGGACGTGGCGGTCGACCTGCGGCGTTCGTCGCCACATTTCGGCCGATGGGCCGGCGTCGAGCTTTCGGCCGAGAACAAGCGAATGTTTTGGATCCCGCCCGGCTTCGGACACGGTTTCCTCAGCCTCGAGGACGGGACCGACTTTCTCTACAAATGTACCGCTCTCTACGACCCGGCGAGCGAGCATTCGCTTCAGTGGGACGATCCGGCCGTTGGCATCGAATGGCCGCTCCGCGATATCGAGCCGCAGCTGTCGGCCAAGGATAAAGTGGGCAGGCTGCTCAGCGCGATCGAGGGTTACCCATGA
- a CDS encoding DUF922 domain-containing protein — MGGAKAYAATSAESSQRGKLELKRSCRLINYQYSVNFIIRLPKLTDETPLPPSARARWQQFSAFLRNHGETHRSIWMGCANEIQTRVSAVRGRSCEEVERKAEAMREDVQKACNRKHIAFDAAEKKKLAKHPFVNMVLAPIYKPLKLDAAPLAAKKRKKAAEPVRPQAARRSQSAPCQTCESIGRSSTRSATNRRRNPVSGSSR, encoded by the coding sequence ATGGGAGGTGCTAAGGCCTACGCGGCGACTTCCGCGGAATCATCGCAGCGCGGCAAGCTTGAGCTCAAAAGAAGCTGCCGCCTCATTAATTATCAGTATTCCGTCAATTTTATCATCCGACTGCCGAAGCTCACCGATGAGACACCTCTCCCACCGAGTGCTCGTGCGCGCTGGCAGCAATTCTCCGCCTTCCTGCGCAATCATGGAGAAACACATCGTTCGATCTGGATGGGCTGCGCCAACGAGATCCAGACCCGGGTAAGCGCTGTGCGCGGGCGTAGCTGCGAGGAAGTCGAGAGGAAGGCTGAAGCGATGCGTGAGGACGTACAGAAGGCGTGCAACCGCAAGCATATAGCTTTCGATGCCGCAGAAAAGAAAAAGCTGGCTAAGCACCCCTTCGTGAATATGGTCTTGGCGCCGATCTATAAGCCGCTCAAGCTCGATGCTGCCCCTCTTGCGGCGAAGAAACGCAAGAAAGCTGCAGAGCCGGTGAGACCTCAGGCCGCGCGCCGGTCGCAAAGCGCTCCGTGTCAGACTTGCGAGTCGATCGGCAGGAGTTCCACGAGGTCGGCGACGAACCGCCGGCGGAACCCCGTTTCGGGCTCGTCCCGGTAG
- a CDS encoding DegT/DnrJ/EryC1/StrS family aminotransferase, whose amino-acid sequence MWVRTQLKIGWLDLLAGAWNCFKSNDREALRRSVEGFFSDTDDTIAAYSVRSGFDLLIQALDLKPGDEVIFSALNVRGMVRVVRDAGLVPVPVDLDVGSMGPSLERLEKVITPRSRVFVAAHLFGARLDLDPLFDLVRAKGIVAVEDCAQAFNGRAYPGSGKADLSLFSFGPIKTSTALGGALIRVRDDKLRGRMRTVQANYPVQPDKKHLKRILKFMGLKLVTSRLLLGAIYKYYHARGQDYEDSLADRVRDVAPLKTAKNLRFQPSTAMLALLNRRLEEFDIQDIRVRTSKGETLRDLIGGAVAMPAQGNAHHDYWVFPLLVEEPRKFIDGLRAEGFDAADLPRSQHIAAPKDRPELEPRTAAGVMRDLVVIPCYDSMPDTELARQAEIIKRLAEKPVEPQLIESKKAPALLERSLEL is encoded by the coding sequence ATGTGGGTCAGAACGCAACTCAAGATCGGATGGCTGGATCTCCTCGCGGGAGCCTGGAACTGCTTCAAATCGAACGACCGCGAGGCCCTGCGGCGCTCGGTGGAAGGCTTTTTTTCCGATACGGATGACACGATCGCAGCCTATTCGGTACGCTCGGGCTTCGATCTCCTGATCCAGGCCCTCGACCTCAAGCCCGGCGACGAGGTGATCTTCTCGGCCCTCAATGTCCGCGGCATGGTGCGAGTCGTGCGCGATGCCGGCCTGGTGCCGGTTCCCGTCGATCTCGATGTCGGCTCGATGGGGCCGAGCCTCGAAAGGCTCGAAAAGGTCATTACGCCGCGTTCACGTGTTTTCGTCGCCGCGCATCTCTTCGGAGCCCGGCTCGATCTCGATCCGCTCTTCGACCTGGTGCGGGCCAAAGGCATTGTCGCGGTCGAGGACTGCGCCCAGGCCTTCAATGGAAGGGCCTATCCGGGCAGCGGCAAGGCCGATCTGAGCCTGTTCTCCTTCGGCCCGATCAAGACCTCCACCGCGCTGGGCGGCGCCCTGATCCGGGTGCGCGACGACAAATTGCGCGGCCGCATGCGGACGGTCCAGGCCAACTATCCGGTGCAGCCCGACAAGAAGCATCTGAAGCGTATCCTAAAATTCATGGGGCTCAAGCTCGTCACATCGCGACTTTTGCTGGGCGCCATCTACAAATATTATCATGCGCGCGGCCAGGACTATGAGGACTCGCTCGCCGACCGGGTGCGCGATGTCGCCCCGCTCAAGACGGCCAAGAACCTGCGCTTCCAGCCCTCGACCGCGATGCTGGCGCTGCTCAACCGCAGGCTCGAGGAATTCGACATCCAGGATATCCGTGTGCGGACGAGCAAGGGCGAGACGCTGCGCGACCTGATCGGCGGCGCCGTGGCGATGCCGGCGCAGGGCAATGCGCACCACGACTACTGGGTGTTCCCGCTCTTGGTGGAGGAGCCGCGCAAGTTCATCGACGGGCTGAGGGCTGAGGGCTTCGATGCCGCCGACCTGCCGCGCTCGCAGCATATCGCCGCACCCAAGGACCGGCCCGAACTCGAGCCGCGGACGGCGGCCGGTGTAATGCGCGATCTCGTGGTCATTCCCTGTTATGACTCGATGCCGGATACGGAACTCGCCCGCCAGGCAGAGATCATCAAACGGCTCGCGGAGAAGCCCGTAGAACCTCAATTAATTGAATCAAAGAAGGCGCCGGCTTTGTTGGAGCGGTCATTGGAGCTGTAA
- a CDS encoding methyltransferase domain-containing protein codes for MITCSICGRTDFADRAILWDELVSDWQLAPHERAYVDKQQGTCCTFCGSNLRSIALADAIRATVGTNLTLLEFAKTSEAGQVSILEINEAGNLSTTLKQFPGHVMAAYPTVDMQSLPYSSDSFDIVVHSDTLEHVPRPVRALAECWRVLKPQGALCFTIPTIVGRLTRSRAGLPNSYHGSAQTAADDFVVHTEFGADMWTYVMQAGFSSVRINAVDYPSALAICAEKQLGP; via the coding sequence ATGATCACTTGTTCAATATGCGGCAGGACGGATTTTGCTGATCGCGCAATTCTTTGGGATGAGCTGGTCTCTGACTGGCAACTTGCTCCCCACGAACGGGCTTATGTTGATAAACAGCAAGGTACTTGTTGCACATTCTGTGGATCGAACTTGCGCTCGATTGCACTTGCTGACGCGATCCGCGCCACGGTCGGAACTAACTTGACATTACTGGAATTCGCAAAGACTTCAGAGGCGGGCCAAGTTAGCATTTTGGAGATTAACGAGGCTGGCAATTTGAGCACTACGCTAAAGCAATTCCCGGGCCACGTCATGGCTGCGTATCCCACGGTTGATATGCAGTCACTGCCGTACTCGAGCGATAGCTTCGATATCGTAGTACACTCGGATACGTTAGAGCACGTTCCCCGTCCCGTACGCGCCTTGGCAGAGTGTTGGCGAGTTCTTAAACCTCAAGGGGCACTCTGCTTTACAATTCCAACTATAGTTGGTCGTCTTACTCGAAGTAGAGCAGGGCTGCCAAACAGCTATCACGGGTCCGCCCAGACTGCGGCTGACGACTTTGTTGTCCATACTGAATTCGGCGCTGACATGTGGACCTATGTAATGCAAGCGGGGTTCTCTTCAGTCAGAATCAACGCGGTTGATTACCCCTCGGCGCTAGCGATCTGCGCGGAAAAGCAGCTAGGACCATAG
- a CDS encoding NAD-dependent epimerase/dehydratase family protein produces the protein MKVLVIGGCGFIGSHIVDRLLAHGHSVKVFDRQAERFRPPLGGVEYIHGSFGDTMAVIDALAGVDAVMHLVSTTFPGTADVNPTIDVQDNLIRTLSLLDAMIGLGIRRILFLSSGGTVYGHPDEMPIPETHPLRPINSYGIVKAAIEHYLEMYRRTRGISPIAIRASNPYGPRQAHTGVQGVISTFLSRLRDGETIEIWGDGSVVRDYVHVADLAELCARAIVTDKIGPYNAGSGKGTSLREIVEILAKVTGQRISPIYKSARTIDVAQSVLDVSRARADFGWESTISLLEGIELTYEWLRAVSPSGSTPSVNSR, from the coding sequence ATGAAAGTGCTCGTGATCGGCGGATGTGGTTTCATCGGGTCCCACATCGTGGACCGACTTCTTGCACATGGTCACTCCGTGAAGGTTTTTGACCGGCAGGCGGAGCGCTTCCGCCCTCCTCTGGGGGGAGTCGAATACATTCATGGTAGCTTTGGAGATACAATGGCGGTGATCGATGCTCTAGCGGGCGTCGATGCCGTCATGCATCTTGTGAGCACTACCTTCCCCGGCACGGCGGATGTCAACCCTACAATTGATGTTCAAGACAACCTCATTCGCACTTTGTCCCTGCTGGACGCTATGATTGGATTGGGGATCCGGCGCATATTATTTTTGTCTTCTGGCGGCACTGTTTACGGCCACCCCGATGAAATGCCGATTCCGGAAACACACCCTCTACGTCCGATAAATTCCTATGGCATTGTGAAAGCGGCGATTGAGCATTATTTGGAAATGTACCGCCGGACACGGGGCATTTCTCCGATCGCCATCCGGGCATCCAATCCCTATGGACCTCGTCAAGCACACACAGGTGTACAGGGCGTCATCTCAACATTTCTGTCGCGCTTGCGTGACGGTGAAACTATCGAGATATGGGGTGACGGAAGCGTCGTGCGCGATTACGTACACGTCGCTGATCTTGCCGAGCTTTGCGCACGTGCCATCGTGACTGACAAAATTGGCCCTTACAATGCTGGCAGCGGGAAAGGAACGTCGCTTAGAGAAATAGTAGAAATCCTGGCGAAGGTGACGGGGCAGCGCATTAGCCCGATCTATAAGTCAGCGCGCACGATCGACGTCGCGCAATCGGTGCTTGATGTCAGCAGAGCACGCGCAGATTTCGGGTGGGAAAGCACCATATCGCTTCTCGAGGGCATAGAGCTGACTTACGAATGGTTGAGGGCGGTGTCCCCCAGTGGGTCGACGCCGAGTGTAAATTCCCGCTAG
- the rfbD gene encoding dTDP-4-dehydrorhamnose reductase, which produces MKAMIVGAYGQLGRCLQAAAPAGAELVTHDLDTLDITDGNAVMAAVTAAQPHILFNAAAYTAVDRAESEEDKALAANATAVGYLAAGARATGARFVQVSTDFVFDGISGVPYAPDAPTAPVNAYGRTKLAGEATAGSDALIVRTAWVYAPTGGNFVRTMLRLMSERPEVRVVSDQIGTPTYAPGLAAALWRLVELGATGIYHYTDSGAASWYDFAVAIQEEALAAGLLSWAVPVIPITTAEFPTPARRPHYSVLDKQTTFVALGAPAPHWRAQLRAMIETIKTNG; this is translated from the coding sequence ATGAAGGCGATGATCGTCGGCGCCTATGGCCAGCTTGGCCGTTGCCTACAGGCGGCCGCACCCGCCGGCGCGGAACTCGTGACGCACGATCTCGATACTCTCGACATCACCGACGGGAACGCGGTCATGGCAGCGGTGACTGCTGCCCAGCCCCACATCCTGTTCAATGCCGCTGCCTACACGGCGGTCGACAGAGCCGAGAGCGAAGAGGACAAGGCGCTGGCCGCCAACGCCACGGCAGTTGGCTATCTCGCCGCAGGTGCCCGCGCGACGGGTGCCCGCTTTGTCCAAGTCTCGACCGATTTCGTCTTCGACGGGATCTCAGGCGTGCCCTATGCCCCTGATGCGCCGACCGCGCCGGTTAATGCTTATGGTCGCACTAAACTGGCGGGCGAGGCGACGGCGGGTTCCGACGCGCTGATCGTGCGTACGGCCTGGGTCTATGCGCCAACCGGAGGCAATTTCGTTCGCACCATGCTCCGGCTGATGAGCGAGCGGCCCGAGGTGCGCGTCGTAAGCGATCAGATCGGTACACCGACCTATGCCCCCGGCCTTGCCGCCGCATTGTGGAGGCTGGTCGAACTGGGCGCGACCGGCATCTACCATTATACGGATAGCGGTGCGGCCAGCTGGTATGACTTCGCCGTGGCAATCCAGGAGGAGGCGCTCGCGGCAGGCCTTCTGAGCTGGGCGGTGCCTGTGATCCCGATCACGACTGCCGAGTTCCCGACGCCGGCACGTCGCCCGCATTATTCGGTGCTAGACAAGCAAACCACCTTCGTTGCGCTCGGCGCGCCAGCTCCCCACTGGCGCGCGCAGCTGCGCGCTATGATTGAGACCATCAAAACCAATGGCTAA